The Coleofasciculus sp. FACHB-1120 genome segment GGGAAGGCGCATTGCAAACGTGGACGGAGCGATCGCCTTTGACAATTAAAAAGTCGTCCACTAACTTGCCATCGTTCATCAAAGCTTGAGCGCGAACCCCGGCGTGGGTGGGAATTAGGTCATCCGATTGCACTTCCGGAATCAGCCTTTGCAAGCTACGCACAAAGGCGGCTTTACTGAAGGAGCGAATGATTTCCTGAATGCCTTCGTCGGCGTGTTTTGCTGCCAATTTCCAGAAACCGGGATAAGTCATCACTTCCGCAAAATCACGCAGATTAAAGTCTGTCTTTTTGTAGCCTTCTCGTTTGAGGCTGAGAACGGCATTGGGCCCTGCGTGGACGCTTCCATCAATCATCCGAGTGAAATGAACACCCAGGAAGGGGAAATCTGGGTTAGGAACCGGATAAATCAGGGTTTTGACGAGATAGCGTTTTTCTGGCGTGAGTTCGTAGTATTCTCCCCGAAAAGGGACAATTTTCGCTTTTGGATCGACGTTTCCTAATTTGGCAACGCGATCGCTATGCAGTCCGGCACAATTAATCACAAAGCGCGTTTTAAACGTGCCGTTATTTGTCTCAAGTACCTGATTCTCACCCGTTCCCACAATTTTCTCAACTTTGGTATTGAGGCGAAGCTCTCCACCTTGGGCTTCAACTAGCTCGGCATATTTCCGAGCCACCTGCTTGTAATCGGCAATCCCAGTTGCGTACACCCGAATTCCTGCAATACAGGCGACATGAGGTTCAATTTCTTTGACTTCTTCTGCACAAATCTTGCTAATCTTTAACCCATTTTCCAAGCCGCGTTGATAGAGGCTTTCTAAGCGTGGCAGCTCTTTTTCCTCAGTTGCCACAATTACTTTGCCGCAGACTTCGTGTGCAATGCCATGCTCTCGGCAGAATTCCACCATCGAGCGGCTTCCTTGCCCGCAAAATTTAGCTTTGAAACTTCCTGGTTTGTAATAAATCCCAGCGTGAATCACTCCACTGTTATTGCCTGTTTGATGATAAGCACACTGGCTCTCTTTTTCCAGCACTACTATACGGGCAGAGGGATAGCGTTTGCCCAAGGTCATTGCCGTCGAAAGCCCAACAATCCCGCCGCCAATAATTGCAAAATCATACATAAGAATTCTTGCCCCTGAGACTGAAATGGATGAGTATTTATCCTAAGAATTTGTTACCAAACTTTCCAAGGAGCATTCCCACTCTTCCAAAGTTCTTCTAGGTAATTTTTGTCTCGTAAAGTATCCATCGGTTGCCAAAAGCCGGGATGTCTGTAAGCAGCCAACTGTTCCTTTTGAGATAATTTTTTCAAGGGTTCTTGCTCCCAAACGGTAGAGTCGTCGGCAATATAATCAATGACTTCCGGTTCTAGAACAAAGTAACCCCCATTAATCCAAGCCCCATCCCCTTCAGGCTTTTCACGAAAAGTGGTAATTTTACTTTGATCGGGTTCTAAAGAAATCGCTCCAAAGCGTCCCGGTGGCTGAGTTGCAGTCAGTGTTGCCAAACACTTTTGCTCTCGATGAAAGTCTATTAGTTTTTGAATATTTACATTCGCTACACCATCTCCGTAGGTAAAGCAAAAGGTTTGATTCCCAATATGATCTCTAACTCGCTTTAAGCGTCCTCCGGTCATCGTTTGATCTCCGGTATCTACCAACGTGACTCGCCAGGGTTCAGCATAGCCACAATGCACATTCATTTGGTTAAACCGCATATCAAATGTGACATCAGACATATGTAAGAAGTAATTGGCAAAATACTCCTTAATTACGTAGCCTTTATAACCACAGCAGATAATGAAATCGTTGATTCCATAAGCTGAGTAAATTTTCATAATATGCCACAGCACGGGTCGCCCACCTATTTCCACCATCGGCTTCGGTTTGATTGTGGTTTCTTCCGTGAGTCGAGTTCCAAGCCCTCCAGCCAGTATCACTGCTTTCATGCGATCGCCTCATTTTTTATGAAGATGAATCTATATCTTTAGATAGATTCATGTATAATGGGAATGTATTCTTAGTTTGCAGAATTTATTTTTTCTAATTAAATATTCTAAGCGGAAAATTCTAAGATATCTGTAAAGATACGGTAAACAAATAGAGGAACTTTATTAAAACTTTAAAAAGTTGAGCCTCTAGTAGTTTTAGACTTTAAACTGATAAAAACAGCAAAAAAATCGCAAAATTGGCTGGTTTTGCGATTAGATTTTATAGACTAGAGCAGTTACCCAGAAGATTGCCGATAGGATACTAACGATAACTATGCGATCGATAACTAAGTGATTGAAGATAATCTGCCAAAAGCGATCGCGCAAATTCCACTGAGCATCAATCCCACTCCTACCCAATCAACCGGGGAAACTTTCTCTTTGAGAATCACTGCCCCGGCAATCGTCGTCGCCACCACCGTTAAGCCAATCACTACTGGATAAGCAACTGACAAATTAAACTTCCCCAAAACTAAAATATAGAAAACTGTACTGAGACCGTAAACTAAAATCCCACCCAGCAAATAAACATTTAAGGGATTCTGACCGGCTCCCAATTTCAAAAATGTTTGTGCAAGAGTATTTAAGCCAACGGTCAGCAGAATTAAAACAGGAAACAAAAGATTAGCTAACATAAATAAAGGCAATTTTTCGGATATTCAGCTGGCTTAAGCTAGAATCGCTTAATAAAAAGAATCAAAATCCCAAAGCTCACGCTCGTTAGGCCACGGCGTTTGGACTCGTTTTCCCAAGAGTTTTTCCCACCATCGAAAGGGATGAGGAAGTGTGGCAACTTGGATGCTAGCACAGCCGCTTAGCCACGCCCCCAACACATCTGTATGACGGCTATCACCAATAACGACAACTTGTTTCGGTTTAAGCCGCATATACTTGATAGCTTTACGGAAGGCGAAAGGGAAGGGTTTTTTGGCTGGGTTAATCGCTGGAATCTCTAAACGATGTGACCAAGCCTTTACCCGATACCGGCGCTTGCCATTCGAGAGAATGAAAAATTGAAATCCTTGTAATTTTGCCTGTTCAATCCAAGCTTCGGCACCAGGAGACACGTAGCGATCGTCTTCAGAAACAATGGTATTGTCTAAATCGATAATAATCCCTTGAATTCCGCAAAGCTTTAGCCAGTCAAGCTCTATCGCTGCCAAGCTGTACGCTTCTCGCGGAAAACTGTAAAGTCCTGGGTTGACAGCCGGTTTTTTGGATTTCTGTTTAACAGGGCGGGAAAAAAACAGAGCCATTCGGTTTAACATTTGGTCGCTTCACTCACAGCCAAAACAAGTTCGGAGACTAACAAACCAAAAATTACTCGATTAGCCCTTGACGTTTCAGGAAGAGAATGACAAAGCTGGTAATAATCCAAGAAAGTACCGTCAGGAGAATCGGCAAGTCTTTTAATAAAATTTCCTCCGGACGCTCAGTCTGCCCTCCTTCATCATCGATATCGCTTTTCCGAGCGATTTCTTGCGGATCGCTCAGTAGCTGATAGCGAAAAACCCCGTATAAAACAAAGGGTAATGTAACTAACATCCAAGGTGTTGATGCTCCACGGACTTGAGGCCCGGAACTCCAGATGGCGTAGGTCATGACTGCGCCGGTTGTCACCGTATTTTCCATGCGGCTGAGTAGAGGCAACGAGTAGCGCTTTAGTACCGACCGAGTCTTGCCTCCTCTAATTGACAATAGTCGCAGTTCTGCTTTGCGCTTTTCCACACCCAGAAACAAAGCCAGCATAGCAGTACACAGGAGAAACCAGGGGGATAAAACAATGTTTGTTGCAGCAGCACCTGCATAGGCTCGCAAGACAAAACCCATTGCGATCGCAATAATATCCAAAATCACAGTCCGCTTCAGCCGCAGGTTATAGGCGATTTGCAGTAGTGCGTATGCGGTGATGGTTGCTCCCAAGTAGGGCGATCGCAACCAGCCGACAATTAAACCAGTAGCCAACAAACAAACTGCCATTATCATCGCCGCGGGCACACTGACTAAGCCTGCGGCAATAGGTCGCTTACTCTTGACTGGATGTAGACGGTCAGCTTCTACATCTGCAATGTCATTGAGTAGATAGAAACTACTCGAAGTCAAACAGAACAAAGCAAACGCCAGTAAAGAGCCTAGTAAGGATTCCAGATTAATACTGAAAGCAAACAAGGGCGCTGCAAAAACAATCAGATTTTTAGTCCACTGGCGTGGTCTTAAAGCTTTAATATAAGGAAATTTTATAGGACTAGCCGCTAGCTCAGTTGAACTTTGCTTAAAACTGGGAGAGCGGGGCATTTTCATTTGCTTTTAAACCTCTATTTATGATAAAAATCAATTTTTGGAAGGTAGATTCACTGCAAAACTTAGCTTTAAGTACCCTGGCTTGTCGTAAACACTAAAGTCAACAACGCCACTGTTTAAATGGCTCTTACTTCCAAGCTATGGATGCATCTGCAAGGTAGTCAATGATTTTCGATTTTAGAATCTCAATACTCACTCTACTCAGCCACTTACCAAGCCCTTCAGAAAGCAGGCAAACCGGGTTATTTTTAGGCAATCACCTCAGAATTCTCATTAAGAGTAGCTTTTTGTCTAAGTACACTCGTGTGAGCCGAGAGATAAGAAAAAGTTTAATCGCTTCTTCCGTAACGATTTTAGTCGGAAAAGCATCAATTGCCTATCAAGATTCCGTAAATATACAGTTTTTTATATAAAGACTTCGCAAAGAAGGCAATTTCTTACCTGAATGCCTATTGTGGGAGAGCATCTGAGGACAGCACGGAAGTAAGCCGCTCAACCGTATAATCATCAGTATGTTAACTAGGCTCTGATAATTTAAAAGGCTATTTGCGGCACATCACCGCTTATCGTTGCTAATCAATAACTACGTGATGTTATTTGGAAAGTTATCCTTACTCTCTTTTGTCTCGGTGGTAATAATTATGTAGTGAAAAGGTAAATATAGCGGTTCTTATACGAGTGAGGTACACCAAAAACCAGTATTATCAAGCTTTCCAGTCTTGAGACTGTATCTCACACGACCGAGAACCGCTATATATAAACTAAAAATACTTTCATTTTTAGACTTTGCTGTGGTTATTTATTTGCATCGGCAAGT includes the following:
- the lhgO gene encoding L-2-hydroxyglutarate oxidase — its product is MYDFAIIGGGIVGLSTAMTLGKRYPSARIVVLEKESQCAYHQTGNNSGVIHAGIYYKPGSFKAKFCGQGSRSMVEFCREHGIAHEVCGKVIVATEEKELPRLESLYQRGLENGLKISKICAEEVKEIEPHVACIAGIRVYATGIADYKQVARKYAELVEAQGGELRLNTKVEKIVGTGENQVLETNNGTFKTRFVINCAGLHSDRVAKLGNVDPKAKIVPFRGEYYELTPEKRYLVKTLIYPVPNPDFPFLGVHFTRMIDGSVHAGPNAVLSLKREGYKKTDFNLRDFAEVMTYPGFWKLAAKHADEGIQEIIRSFSKAAFVRSLQRLIPEVQSDDLIPTHAGVRAQALMNDGKLVDDFLIVKGDRSVHVCNAPSPAATSSLEIGKAIVEQIPEPQPLQTTVSV
- the rfbF gene encoding glucose-1-phosphate cytidylyltransferase, with amino-acid sequence MKAVILAGGLGTRLTEETTIKPKPMVEIGGRPVLWHIMKIYSAYGINDFIICCGYKGYVIKEYFANYFLHMSDVTFDMRFNQMNVHCGYAEPWRVTLVDTGDQTMTGGRLKRVRDHIGNQTFCFTYGDGVANVNIQKLIDFHREQKCLATLTATQPPGRFGAISLEPDQSKITTFREKPEGDGAWINGGYFVLEPEVIDYIADDSTVWEQEPLKKLSQKEQLAAYRHPGFWQPMDTLRDKNYLEELWKSGNAPWKVW
- a CDS encoding SMR family transporter, giving the protein MLANLLFPVLILLTVGLNTLAQTFLKLGAGQNPLNVYLLGGILVYGLSTVFYILVLGKFNLSVAYPVVIGLTVVATTIAGAVILKEKVSPVDWVGVGLMLSGICAIAFGRLSSIT
- a CDS encoding YqeG family HAD IIIA-type phosphatase; the encoded protein is MALFFSRPVKQKSKKPAVNPGLYSFPREAYSLAAIELDWLKLCGIQGIIIDLDNTIVSEDDRYVSPGAEAWIEQAKLQGFQFFILSNGKRRYRVKAWSHRLEIPAINPAKKPFPFAFRKAIKYMRLKPKQVVVIGDSRHTDVLGAWLSGCASIQVATLPHPFRWWEKLLGKRVQTPWPNERELWDFDSFY
- a CDS encoding decaprenyl-phosphate phosphoribosyltransferase, with protein sequence MKMPRSPSFKQSSTELAASPIKFPYIKALRPRQWTKNLIVFAAPLFAFSINLESLLGSLLAFALFCLTSSSFYLLNDIADVEADRLHPVKSKRPIAAGLVSVPAAMIMAVCLLATGLIVGWLRSPYLGATITAYALLQIAYNLRLKRTVILDIIAIAMGFVLRAYAGAAATNIVLSPWFLLCTAMLALFLGVEKRKAELRLLSIRGGKTRSVLKRYSLPLLSRMENTVTTGAVMTYAIWSSGPQVRGASTPWMLVTLPFVLYGVFRYQLLSDPQEIARKSDIDDEGGQTERPEEILLKDLPILLTVLSWIITSFVILFLKRQGLIE